The following coding sequences are from one Candidatus Nitrohelix vancouverensis window:
- a CDS encoding phosphomannomutase/phosphoglucomutase, protein MNPQIFREYDIRGLVASDLTPQAVLLIARAIGTIVRRNGGKTVTVGRDMRESSPAIFKAVCEGLLSTGCDVWDIGKTPTPVSYFSLYHLNPDGGIMITGSHNPPEFNGLKISLGKHSLYGQRIQEIREMILREDFESGEGSVEAHDVNAAYIEKIKSSIQIPRKVKFVADGGNGCFGLVGLEVFQACGQDPIPLYCEPDGTFPNHHPDPTVEKNLLDLMALVKKEGAELGFGFDGDADRIGVVDENGNVIWGDQLLILFGREILKNHPGASIVGEVKCSQNFFQDMEKRGGKAIMSAAGHSLIKNKMRETNALLAGEMSGHVCFADRYYGFDDATYAACRVLEIVANTDQPLSELLADLPKTVSTPEIRIDCPDDKKFEVVAELTEYFRTQYDVVDIDGVRVDFGDGWALMRASNTQPVMVLRFEAKTQVRLQELIAIVRGALEPYRKFIQLPETL, encoded by the coding sequence ATCAATCCACAAATTTTTCGCGAATATGATATCCGCGGTCTGGTCGCAAGCGACTTGACGCCGCAGGCCGTGTTATTGATCGCGCGGGCGATCGGAACGATTGTGCGCCGGAATGGAGGAAAGACCGTGACCGTCGGACGCGATATGCGAGAGAGTTCGCCTGCGATTTTCAAGGCGGTTTGCGAAGGTCTCCTGTCCACAGGTTGCGATGTCTGGGACATCGGAAAGACGCCGACTCCGGTTTCCTATTTTTCGCTCTACCATCTCAACCCCGACGGCGGAATCATGATCACCGGCAGTCACAATCCGCCGGAATTCAACGGGCTGAAAATCAGCCTCGGCAAGCACAGCTTGTACGGACAGCGCATTCAGGAAATCCGCGAAATGATCCTTCGCGAAGATTTCGAAAGCGGAGAAGGTTCCGTCGAGGCTCACGACGTCAACGCGGCCTATATCGAAAAAATCAAATCCTCAATCCAGATACCGCGCAAGGTGAAGTTTGTCGCCGACGGCGGCAACGGTTGTTTTGGCCTGGTGGGTCTGGAAGTGTTTCAAGCCTGCGGACAAGACCCGATCCCTCTCTATTGCGAACCGGACGGAACCTTCCCCAATCATCACCCCGACCCGACGGTGGAAAAAAACTTGCTCGACCTGATGGCGCTGGTGAAGAAAGAAGGCGCGGAGCTTGGCTTTGGTTTCGACGGCGACGCCGACCGCATCGGCGTGGTGGACGAGAATGGAAACGTCATCTGGGGCGATCAATTGTTGATCCTGTTCGGTCGAGAAATTTTGAAAAATCATCCCGGCGCTTCCATTGTGGGAGAAGTGAAATGCTCGCAGAATTTCTTTCAGGATATGGAGAAGCGCGGCGGCAAAGCCATCATGTCGGCGGCGGGTCATTCCCTGATAAAAAACAAGATGCGCGAGACCAACGCCTTGTTAGCAGGCGAGATGAGCGGTCATGTGTGTTTTGCGGATCGTTATTATGGATTCGACGACGCAACTTATGCGGCCTGCCGGGTTCTGGAGATCGTCGCCAATACAGATCAACCGCTTTCCGAACTGCTGGCCGACCTTCCCAAAACTGTGAGCACTCCGGAGATAAGGATCGATTGCCCGGACGACAAAAAATTTGAAGTGGTGGCGGAGTTGACGGAATATTTTCGCACACAGTATGATGTGGTGGACATCGACGGCGTGCGCGTGGATTTTGGCGATGGCTGGGCGCTGATGCGCGCTTCCAACACGCAACCGGTGATGGTGCTACGCTTTGAAGCGAAAACTCAGGTACGGCTTCAGGAGCTCATCGCCATCGTGCGAGGCGCGCTGGAACCTTATCGTAAATTCATTCAATTACCCGAGACGCTATGA
- the rsmA gene encoding 16S rRNA (adenine(1518)-N(6)/adenine(1519)-N(6))-dimethyltransferase RsmA, translating into MKKRPLGQNFLIDESVADEIVEIARIDEDDHVVEIGPGKGVLTRRLTDRAARVTAIEIDGKLIGPLKNEMSEATNFTLLNEDALKFDFGSIKGPYKVVSNLPYYAAAHILKRLIVFRKNIQDMTLMLQKEVVDRFSAQPGSRCYGSLTVFLQYHCTVERLLEVGRLAFSPPPKIESSVVRLTPLAKPKIDTVDEKLFFKIVSAAFFHKRKMLKNNLQIWDRQFRNEQGSLQLAGIDLSRRAETLTLQDFADLSNHIHQHQNNEPS; encoded by the coding sequence ATGAAGAAACGACCGCTCGGACAAAACTTTCTGATTGACGAATCCGTCGCTGACGAAATCGTCGAGATCGCACGAATCGACGAGGACGACCATGTCGTCGAGATCGGGCCGGGAAAAGGCGTCCTGACCCGACGGCTGACCGACCGGGCGGCCCGCGTCACCGCGATTGAAATCGACGGCAAACTCATCGGCCCCTTAAAAAATGAAATGAGCGAGGCGACCAACTTCACGCTCCTCAACGAAGATGCGCTGAAATTTGACTTCGGTTCGATCAAAGGTCCTTACAAAGTGGTTTCCAATTTACCCTATTACGCCGCCGCTCATATTCTGAAACGTTTGATCGTTTTTCGAAAAAACATTCAGGACATGACCTTGATGTTGCAAAAGGAAGTCGTCGACCGCTTTTCCGCACAGCCCGGAAGTCGGTGCTACGGTTCCTTGACCGTGTTTCTGCAATATCACTGCACCGTCGAGCGTCTGCTGGAAGTGGGCCGGCTTGCGTTCTCACCGCCGCCAAAAATCGAATCGTCGGTGGTCCGTCTGACCCCGCTAGCGAAACCGAAAATCGACACCGTCGATGAAAAACTGTTCTTCAAAATTGTCTCAGCCGCATTTTTTCACAAACGCAAAATGCTGAAAAATAATTTACAAATATGGGACCGGCAATTTCGCAACGAGCAAGGCTCCCTGCAACTTGCGGGAATCGACCTGTCGCGTCGCGCAGAAACTCTGACGCTTCAGGATTTCGCCGACCTGTCCAACCACATTCACCAGCATCAAAATAATGAGCCGTCCTGA
- a CDS encoding ferritin-like domain-containing protein, whose translation MEFGSQEHKELFCKSFIESHRPFTPEELPWPELDEAVVKKLADFPIWDYAIHTERQVFNKLDAYSKEISDPLIKEALALQAYEEGRHADILRYFLNRYEIPFNEIPDKPLPDDLEACFMSTGAGECIDSFFAFGFLQISKSTEDYPLELIEVMEPIVQEEARHILFIQNWLLYQRFSQPFLLQPIYHLRTLWAFVDAGISRLMDLKDMGGSSFTIQAREHENSSLSPKEFVSLCMSENKRRMRDFDPRLARPKLIPRAMGLVNFFL comes from the coding sequence ATGGAATTTGGATCTCAGGAGCACAAGGAATTATTTTGCAAATCGTTCATCGAATCGCACCGACCCTTCACGCCGGAAGAACTGCCCTGGCCGGAACTCGACGAAGCGGTCGTAAAAAAGCTGGCGGATTTCCCGATCTGGGATTACGCCATTCACACCGAACGCCAGGTGTTCAACAAACTCGACGCTTATTCCAAAGAAATATCCGATCCGCTGATCAAGGAAGCGCTTGCCCTGCAAGCCTATGAGGAAGGACGCCACGCGGACATCCTGCGCTATTTCCTCAACCGCTATGAAATTCCTTTCAATGAAATTCCCGACAAGCCTCTGCCCGACGATCTCGAAGCCTGCTTCATGAGCACCGGCGCGGGCGAGTGCATCGACTCGTTTTTCGCCTTCGGATTTTTGCAGATTTCAAAAAGCACCGAGGATTATCCGCTGGAGTTGATCGAAGTGATGGAACCGATCGTCCAGGAAGAGGCGCGGCACATTCTCTTCATTCAGAACTGGTTGTTGTATCAGCGATTCTCCCAGCCCTTTCTGTTGCAACCCATCTACCATCTGCGGACTTTATGGGCCTTTGTCGACGCCGGGATATCGCGTTTGATGGACCTGAAAGATATGGGCGGCTCCTCGTTCACCATTCAGGCAAGGGAGCATGAAAACTCTTCGCTCTCTCCAAAGGAATTTGTTTCCCTCTGCATGTCGGAAAACAAACGCAGAATGCGCGATTTCGATCCGCGTCTGGCGCGCCCCAAGCTGATCCCCCGGGCCATGGGGCTGGTCAACTTTTTCCTATAG
- the cobA gene encoding uroporphyrinogen-III C-methyltransferase, which yields MSRPEPGKVYLIGAGPGDPGLLTLKGRDYLSRSQVVVYDHLVNKAILRHAPRNAELIYAGKKAGHATLEQSEINALLISRAKEGKIVSRLKGGDPFIFGRGGEEAQALQQQGIPFAVAPGVSSVIAVSAYAGIPLTHRTLSSSISIITGSAEKSHDDIFIDWENMARRTGTLVFLMGARRLPVIVEKLLEFGKNPKTPVAIVRKGSTGKQKTWTGTLDTIVEIAMRDQIAPPALTIIGEVVRMKPEMDWYETLPLFGKTIVVTRPEHQAAGLIDLLQEKGADAINFPVIQTVAPEDWTPLDAALGRLSTYQGLIFTSVNGVDFFMQRLKETRRDLRDLKGVRIYAIGPKTEQAIRDLGLRVDVRPEQFVAESLIQSMSQETLKGKRFLLPRASVAREILPEQIRDAGGEIDVVPAYQTIAPDAFFKTELNQSLENGEIDAVTFTSSSTVTNFMELVEPANRARLSQVALACIGPITADTLKQYGFEASVVPKDYTVEALAEGIESFFNSAKPPDAS from the coding sequence ATGAGCCGTCCTGAACCGGGTAAAGTGTATCTGATTGGCGCCGGTCCCGGCGATCCGGGTCTGTTGACCTTGAAGGGACGAGACTACTTGTCCCGTTCGCAAGTGGTCGTTTACGATCACCTGGTCAACAAGGCTATACTGCGCCATGCGCCGCGAAACGCTGAATTGATTTACGCAGGGAAAAAAGCCGGACACGCGACGCTGGAGCAAAGCGAGATCAACGCCCTGCTGATCTCCCGCGCGAAAGAAGGCAAGATCGTTTCCCGCCTGAAAGGCGGCGACCCCTTCATTTTTGGACGCGGCGGCGAAGAAGCGCAGGCCCTGCAACAGCAAGGCATCCCCTTTGCGGTGGCGCCCGGAGTGTCCTCGGTGATCGCCGTCTCCGCTTATGCGGGCATCCCGCTCACGCATCGCACGCTTTCCTCGTCGATTTCAATCATTACCGGAAGCGCGGAAAAATCGCATGACGATATTTTCATCGACTGGGAAAACATGGCCCGGCGAACCGGCACGCTTGTATTTTTAATGGGCGCGCGCCGCCTTCCCGTCATCGTTGAAAAATTGCTCGAATTCGGCAAGAACCCCAAAACACCCGTCGCCATCGTGCGCAAAGGCTCCACCGGCAAACAGAAAACATGGACCGGAACGCTCGACACCATTGTGGAAATCGCCATGCGCGACCAGATCGCGCCGCCTGCTTTGACCATCATCGGCGAAGTGGTGCGCATGAAACCGGAAATGGACTGGTACGAAACCCTTCCCCTGTTTGGCAAAACCATCGTGGTCACGCGGCCGGAGCATCAGGCCGCAGGATTGATCGATCTGTTGCAGGAGAAGGGAGCCGACGCGATCAACTTCCCCGTAATCCAGACGGTGGCGCCGGAGGACTGGACGCCTCTCGACGCAGCGCTCGGACGCCTCTCCACATATCAGGGTCTGATTTTTACCAGCGTCAACGGCGTTGATTTTTTCATGCAGAGGCTCAAGGAAACCCGGCGCGATCTGCGCGATCTGAAAGGCGTGCGGATTTACGCCATCGGCCCCAAAACCGAGCAAGCCATTCGCGACCTCGGCCTGCGCGTTGACGTTCGCCCCGAACAGTTTGTCGCCGAATCGCTGATACAGAGCATGAGCCAGGAAACGCTCAAGGGTAAACGTTTTCTATTGCCCCGCGCATCCGTCGCCAGGGAGATACTGCCTGAGCAAATCCGCGACGCCGGAGGCGAAATCGACGTGGTCCCCGCATACCAGACCATTGCGCCCGACGCGTTTTTCAAAACCGAACTGAATCAATCTCTGGAGAACGGCGAAATCGACGCCGTCACCTTCACTTCGTCGTCCACGGTCACCAATTTCATGGAACTTGTGGAACCGGCGAACCGCGCCCGATTGTCGCAAGTCGCGCTGGCCTGCATCGGCCCCATCACCGCGGACACCTTGAAGCAATACGGGTTTGAAGCTTCGGTGGTGCCGAAGGATTACACCGTCGAGGCCCTTGCGGAAGGGATAGAATCTTTTTTCAATAGCGCCAAACCTCCAGACGCGAGTTGA
- a CDS encoding VOC family protein: MIKKYLHTRFRVADMDRSIHFYKEVLGMEVVEQKTSPRGSRLVFLQFPGMDAELELCSFPSSGEVSVPEDLVHLAFQVDDIEACIQKLESAGVPVTEGPITSDNGTRFIFTEDPDKYEIELMQYSEGE, from the coding sequence ATGATTAAAAAATATTTGCACACGCGCTTTCGCGTTGCCGACATGGATCGCTCCATTCATTTTTATAAGGAAGTGTTGGGGATGGAAGTGGTGGAACAAAAAACGTCGCCGCGAGGTTCCCGACTTGTGTTTCTGCAATTTCCCGGCATGGACGCCGAGTTGGAATTATGTTCTTTCCCTTCCAGCGGCGAGGTTTCGGTTCCGGAGGATCTGGTGCATCTGGCGTTTCAGGTCGACGACATCGAAGCCTGCATCCAGAAACTGGAGAGCGCGGGCGTCCCGGTCACCGAAGGTCCCATCACCAGCGACAACGGGACGCGATTCATTTTCACGGAAGACCCGGACAAGTACGAGATTGAATTGATGCAGTATTCCGAAGGGGAATGA
- the pdxA gene encoding 4-hydroxythreonine-4-phosphate dehydrogenase PdxA: MESLPRIVISMGDPAGVGPEIIAKAFAEPQIRPYHATVVGDASIMQQALERWAPRLTIHRVDSTQDEVQSDALNLIDLNNVSSLPTGPSREGGSASVEYIQVAVREAMERRADAIVTAPISKESIHLAGHFYPGHTELLAHLTGTPRTALMLTGRRLRVVLATTHAPLSQVSQILTQETLVETLRMTHHWLSCFVTDTPRIAVLGLNPHCGDGGIFGDEEARVIVPAMEQARSMGIPSEGPFPADAFFSRNPECDAVIAMYHDQGMVPIKMEAQGQAVNITLGLPIIRTSVDHGTAFDIAWKGTASAQSMQHVMRSASKLASAQALSKQ, translated from the coding sequence GTGGAGTCTTTGCCGCGTATTGTTATATCCATGGGGGACCCTGCAGGCGTGGGTCCTGAAATCATCGCCAAAGCGTTCGCCGAACCGCAAATCCGCCCCTATCACGCCACCGTCGTCGGCGATGCATCCATCATGCAACAGGCGCTGGAACGCTGGGCGCCTCGACTGACCATTCATCGCGTTGATTCCACCCAGGACGAAGTCCAATCCGACGCTCTGAATCTGATCGATCTGAATAACGTCTCCAGTCTGCCGACCGGCCCCAGCCGGGAAGGCGGAAGCGCATCGGTTGAATACATTCAGGTCGCGGTTCGGGAAGCGATGGAACGCCGCGCCGACGCTATCGTCACCGCGCCCATCAGCAAGGAAAGCATCCATCTCGCCGGTCATTTTTATCCAGGACACACCGAACTGCTGGCGCATTTGACGGGAACGCCGCGCACCGCGCTCATGCTCACAGGAAGACGGCTTCGCGTCGTACTTGCAACAACGCACGCGCCTCTGAGCCAGGTCTCGCAAATTCTCACACAGGAAACTCTCGTCGAAACGCTTCGCATGACGCACCACTGGCTGAGCTGTTTTGTCACCGACACGCCGCGCATTGCCGTTTTGGGACTCAACCCGCATTGCGGAGACGGCGGCATTTTCGGGGACGAAGAAGCCCGCGTCATCGTCCCTGCGATGGAGCAGGCGCGAAGCATGGGAATCCCTTCGGAGGGACCGTTTCCCGCCGACGCATTTTTCTCGCGCAATCCCGAATGCGACGCCGTCATCGCCATGTATCACGATCAAGGCATGGTTCCAATCAAAATGGAAGCTCAGGGTCAAGCCGTCAACATCACCCTCGGGCTACCCATCATCCGCACCTCGGTCGATCATGGAACCGCCTTCGACATCGCGTGGAAGGGAACCGCATCGGCGCAAAGCATGCAACATGTCATGCGGAGCGCGTCCAAGCTCGCTTCCGCTCAGGCGCTTTCGAAGCAATGA
- the mqnC gene encoding dehypoxanthine futalosine cyclase, with the protein MNAIESILKKALDGERIQADEALELYSAKDVLLLGNVASRLSRKKRDAEIITYIVDRNINYTNICVTDCSFCAFYRKEGDKDAYVLPFETIADKIRETVALGGAQILLQGGHNIHLKIDYYEDLFRKIKENFDIHLHALSPSEIHHIVRVSKLSLKEVLQRLKNAGLDSIPGGGAEILVDRVRQVISPYKCNSDQWLEVMAEAHRMEIPTTATMMFGHVETLEERIEHLIRLRRQQDETGGFTAFIPWTYQPGNTELSLDHKITSAVTGLDYLKTLAISRIVLDNFDNLQSSWVTQGPKIGQVSLSYGANDMGSTMLEENVVAAAGTVHCLDEEAIRRLIKDAGRTPQRRNMRYEYV; encoded by the coding sequence TTGAACGCTATAGAATCTATTTTGAAAAAAGCCCTGGACGGCGAACGCATTCAGGCCGACGAAGCGCTGGAACTGTATTCCGCCAAGGACGTTTTGCTCTTGGGCAACGTCGCCTCGCGTTTGTCGCGCAAGAAACGCGACGCGGAAATCATCACCTACATCGTCGACCGCAATATCAATTACACCAATATCTGCGTGACCGATTGCTCCTTCTGCGCCTTCTATCGCAAAGAGGGAGACAAGGACGCTTACGTCCTGCCCTTCGAGACCATCGCCGATAAAATCCGCGAAACCGTGGCGCTCGGCGGCGCCCAGATTCTGTTGCAGGGCGGTCATAACATTCACCTCAAAATCGATTACTACGAAGACTTGTTTCGCAAGATCAAGGAAAATTTCGACATTCATCTGCATGCGCTGTCGCCTTCAGAAATTCACCATATCGTCCGGGTTTCCAAACTGAGCCTGAAAGAAGTTTTGCAACGTTTGAAAAACGCCGGACTGGACTCCATCCCCGGAGGCGGGGCGGAGATTTTGGTGGATCGGGTGCGGCAGGTGATAAGCCCTTATAAATGCAATTCCGATCAATGGCTGGAAGTCATGGCGGAAGCGCATCGCATGGAAATTCCAACGACGGCGACGATGATGTTCGGTCACGTTGAAACGCTGGAGGAGCGCATCGAACATCTCATTCGCCTGCGCCGGCAACAGGACGAGACCGGCGGCTTCACCGCCTTCATCCCCTGGACCTATCAGCCGGGCAACACCGAGTTGAGTCTCGACCACAAGATCACCTCTGCAGTGACCGGGCTGGACTACCTGAAGACGCTGGCGATCAGCCGCATCGTGCTGGATAATTTTGATAATTTACAATCGTCGTGGGTGACGCAGGGCCCCAAGATCGGGCAGGTTTCGCTGAGTTACGGCGCGAATGATATGGGAAGCACCATGCTGGAAGAAAATGTCGTCGCCGCGGCGGGCACGGTTCATTGCCTCGACGAAGAAGCCATCCGTCGCCTCATCAAAGACGCCGGACGCACCCCGCAACGCCGCAACATGCGTTACGAATACGTTTAG
- a CDS encoding peptidylprolyl isomerase: MSIRSIRVSHIVLTTKELAELMLENLRSCDTPELLARTFERLAKKYSACGTRNKGGDLGYLEYNTSAPELERAAMETPLGELGGPIKSKFGYHVFLITEEERMGDTGKDGITLPMGAGPGTL, translated from the coding sequence ATGAGCATACGATCCATTCGCGTCAGCCACATAGTTTTGACAACCAAAGAACTGGCAGAATTAATGCTGGAAAACCTGCGGTCCTGCGACACGCCGGAACTGCTGGCCCGCACATTCGAGCGCCTGGCGAAGAAATACAGCGCCTGCGGCACTCGCAACAAGGGCGGCGACCTTGGCTATCTTGAATACAATACTTCGGCGCCGGAGCTGGAAAGAGCCGCTATGGAAACTCCCCTGGGTGAACTGGGCGGCCCGATCAAAAGCAAATTCGGCTACCATGTCTTCCTCATCACGGAAGAAGAACGCATGGGCGATACGGGCAAGGACGGCATCACTCTCCCGATGGGAGCCGGTCCGGGAACTCTGTAA